One genomic segment of Stigmatopora argus isolate UIUO_Sarg chromosome 3, RoL_Sarg_1.0, whole genome shotgun sequence includes these proteins:
- the LOC144071217 gene encoding general transcription factor II-I repeat domain-containing protein 2-like: MAKRLVKRKIDSECRVFNLQWTNDYFFVQCKEKAVCLICQETVAVFKEYNLRRHYKSRHKDKYDSVQGQIRADKLSKLKVGLLSQQTTFLRQAQLNQASVRASFWVAKLIASNGKPFTDGEFFKKCMDVVVEEVCPEKKDAFNAVSLSASTITRRVEEIGNNVYAQLQQKTKEFDFFSLALDESTDVQDTAQLLIFIRGVSANFEICEDLAALQSLKGTTTGEDIFDKVCQTMEKLDLDWSKLASITTDGAPSMVGETRGLIGRMNRELEKRGLTAPLRVHCLIHQQALCCKVLTWDSVMKVVVSCINFMRAKGLKHRQFQEFLSELESTHGDVLYYTEVRWLSRGRVLRRFYELLPEINAFLHLKDKTVPELINPEWKWHLAFLTDVTEILNRLNLQLQGEGKLICDMYSHIKAFEVKLALLLEQVKKRNFVHLPATQNLSTENPAVPFPAEKCVEALEMLKAEFGVRFTELHVHAKEIRLFQNPFVADIDEAQPSYQFELAELQNCDVLKDAFKINSLIDFYASLPNDTYPNIKKHAMKMSSVFGSTYICEKTFSRMKLLKTPMRSRLTDEHLHQCLRLAVTRMEPDIQLLTSQMQAHSSH, translated from the coding sequence atggcgaaaaggttagttaagagaaaaattgattcagaatgcagggtatttaacctgcagtggacaaacgattatttttttgttcaatgcaaagaaaaggctgtttgtctcatctgtcaagagacggtggcagtattcaaagaatacaatcttcgccggcactacaaatcccgtcacaaggacaagtacgatagcgtgcaaggccaaatacgagcagacaaactctcaaagctaaaagttggactattatctcagcagactacatttctacgccaagctcagctgaaccaggcatccgttcgggccagcttttgggttgctaaactgatagcaagcaacggtaagcctttcactgacggagagttttttaagaaatgtatggatgttgtcgtggaggaagtgtgtcccgagaagaaagatgcatttaatgccgtaagtctgtcggcgagtacaatcaccagacgcgttgaagaaatcgggaataatgtctatgcccagctgcagcagaagacgaaagaatttgactttttttcattagcactggatgaaagcacggacgtgcaagacacagcgcaactgctcatttttattcgtggagttagcgcaaactttgagatatgcgaggatctggcagccctccaaagtctcaaagggaccacaacgggagaggatatttttgacaaagtgtgccaaaccatggagaagttggacctggactggtcaaagctggctagcatcacgactgacggggctcctagcatggtgggcgaaactcgcggtttaataggacgcatgaaccgtgagttggaaaaaaggggtctcaccgccccgctacgagtccactgcctaattcaccagcaagcactgtgctgcaaagtgttgacgtgggattctgtaatgaaggttgtggtgtcgtgcataaacttcatgagggcaaagggacttaaacacaggcagttccaagaattcctgtctgaactggagtctacgcacggagatgtgctgtactacacagaggtccgatggctgagccggggcagagttttgaggcgtttttacgagcttctacccgaaattaacgcatttcttcatttaaaagacaaaacggtcccagagctgatcaacccagaatggaaatggcacctcgcatttttaacagacgtgacagaaatacttaaccgccttaacttgcagctacaaggcgaagggaaactcatttgcgacatgtattcacacataaaagcatttgaggtgaaattagcgctgcttttggaacaagtgaaaaagcgcaactttgtccatcttcctgctacccaaaacctgtcgacagagaacccagcggtcccgttcccagctgaaaagtgcgtggaagcactggaaatgctgaaggcggagttcggtgtgcgattcactgaactacatgttcatgcaaaagaaatccgtctttttcagaacccctttgttgccgacattgatgaagcccagccttcatatcagtttgagttggctgagttacagaactgtgatgttctgaaagacgcattcaagatcaacagtctcattgacttctatgcctccctcccaaacgacacatatccaaacatcaaaaaacatgcaatgaaaatgtcctcagtttttggcagcacgtatatctgcgagaaaaccttttctcgcatgaaactgctgaaaactccgatgagatcaagattgacagatgaacatttgcatcagtgcttgagactggctgtaactagaatggaacctgatattcaacttctcaccagccagatgcaggcccacagttcacactga